The following coding sequences are from one Nicotiana tomentosiformis chromosome 3, ASM39032v3, whole genome shotgun sequence window:
- the LOC104092116 gene encoding large ribosomal subunit protein eL42, giving the protein MVNVPKTKKTYCKSKECKKHTLHKVTQYKKGKDSLAAQGKRRYDRKQSGYGGQTKPVFHKKAKTTKKIVLRLQCQGCKHVSQHPIKRCKHFEIGGDKKGKGTSLF; this is encoded by the exons ATG GTGAACGTTCCTAAGACAAAGAAGACCTACTGCAAGTCCAAGGAGTGCAAAAAGCACACCTTGCACAAGGTTACACAATACAAGAAAGGGAAAGATAGTTTGGCTGCTCAGGGAAAGCGTCGTTATGACAGGAAGCAGTCAGGTTATGGTGGTCAGACAAAGCCCGTCTTCCACAAAAAG GCAAAAACCACTAAGAAGATCGTGTTGAGGCTGCAATGCCAAGGTTGCAAACATGTTTCACAGCACCCAATCAAG AGGTGCAAGCACTTTGAAATTGGTGGAGACAAGAAAGGAAAGGGAACCTCTCTTTTCTAG